The Bradysia coprophila strain Holo2 chromosome IV, BU_Bcop_v1, whole genome shotgun sequence genome includes a region encoding these proteins:
- the LOC119066707 gene encoding protein farnesyltransferase/geranylgeranyltransferase type-1 subunit alpha, whose translation MSTGDCSSDEDLAPDHVPYSERKEWADVIPIEQDDGQNPVVLIAYSEKFKDVYDYFRAILSKQEKSLRALDLTKDALRLNAANYTVWQYRRDIIKALNLDLENELDYSEEVILDNPKNYQVWHHRRVIVEWLSNPDKELRLTEDVLNMDAKNYHAWQHRQWAIKTYSLFDDELTYVDRLISEDVRNNSAWNQRFFVLKHTGFTTDVLQREINYVKMRIHFVKNNESTWNFLRGLLQQGDGTMDQFPEVVDFCEELYTAGVRSPHLIAFLIDLYEEKCIRGNTDEDNVEELSKKVFDYCKMMATDVDKIREKYWEYVAGNFKIQMDRRTANNKKSPVVDSENEPFVV comes from the exons ATGAGCACTGGCGATTGCAGTTCCGATGAGGATTTGGCTCCAGACCACGTCCCATATTCGGAACGCAAAGAATGGGCTGATGTCATACCCATCGAACAAGATGATGGCCAAAATCCAGTTGTTTTGATTGCGTATAGTGAAAAAT tCAAAGACGTTTACGATTACTTCCGTGCAATTCTGTCCAAACAAGAGAAATCGTTGCGAGCATTAGATTTGACCAAAGATGCATTACGATTGAATGCTGCCAATTACACGGTGTGGCAGTATCGGCGAGACATTATCAAGGCATTGAATTTGGATTTAGAAAATGAATTGGATTATTCGGAGGAGGTCATTCTGGACAATCCAAAGAACTATCAGGTGTGGCATCACAGACGCGTTATTGTCGAATGGCTGAGCAATCCGGATAAGGAACTTCGGCTCACCGAAGACGTTCTCAATATGGACGCTAAAAATTATCATGCATGGCAACACAGACAATGGGCTATTAAGACTTAcag CTTGTTCGATGATGAGCTGACCTACGTTGACCGCCTGATCTCGGAGGATGTTCGAAATAATTCCGCTTGGAACCAACGgtttttcgtacttaaacacACCGGATTTACGACGGATGTGCTGCAACGCGAGATAAACTATGTAAAAATGCGGATCCATTTTGTGAAGAACAATGAGAGCACATGGAATTTCCTGCGAGGATTACTTCAACAAGGAGATGGTACAATGGATCAATTTCCGGAG GTAGTCGATTTCTGTGAAGAATTATACACAGCTGGTGTCCGATCTCCGCATCTCATCGCTTTCCTAATCGACTTGTACGAAGAGAAGTGCATTCGGGGCAACACCGACGAGGATAACGTCGAAGAATTGTCAAAGAAAGTTTTCGATTACTGTAAGATGATGGCGACCGATGTGGATAAGATTCGTGAAAAATATTGGGAATATGTGGccggaaattttaaaattcaaatggaCAGACGTACGGCAAACAATAAGAAATCGCCGGTCGTAGACAGTGAAAACGAACCGTTTGTGGTATAA
- the LOC119066709 gene encoding exonuclease 3'-5' domain-containing protein 2-like isoform X1: MLNIFHCKSLCTWQSIFKAVSQLFFVRPNMARRNQANESEDIARTLVGVAAGAAVAFGAYKLFNSVFGSDDGPVQYEAAHTSSRHSLTARPLPIRSTHHQFPLNCKIVVAETQNECRDAINLLQSHCNEYPVLGFDCEWVSETGGRRKIALLQLASYRGLCVLIRLCDLETIPSPLKDILKDDDILKVGVGITRDAQYLSQDYGLSVLYTLELGYMADVAKCEGIKKSLDFLSEKYLGHPLGKEFAVRCSDWEAYALTDKQIEYAALDALVAIELFNVFAQKIDPTMHSNRLRRVFDACSEYLGRSDR, from the exons A TGTTGAATATTTTCCACTGCAAGTCACTTTGTACGTGGCAGTCTATATTTAAAGCGGTGAgccaattgttttttgttcgtcCAAATATGGCTCGTCGAAATCAAGCGAATGAAAGTGAAGACATCGCCAGAACACTTGTGGGAGTGGCAGCTGGTGCTGCCGTAGCATTCGGTGCTTACAAACTGTTTAATTCCGTTTTCGGATCTGATGATGGCCCAGTTCAATATGAAGCCGCCCATACAAGTTCACGGCACAGTCTTACTGCAAGGCCTCTCCCAATCAGATCTACCCATCACCAATTCCCgttaaattgcaaaattgtCGTCGCTGAAACACAAAATGAATGTCGTGacgcaataaatttgctgcaaTC GCATTGCAACGAATATCCTGTACTTGGCTTCGACTGTGAGTGGGTGTCGGAGACTGGTGGCCGTCGAAAGATTGCACTGTTACAATTGGCATCATATCGTGGCTTATGCGTCCTTATCCGATTGTGTGATTTGGAAACAATTCCGTCGCCACTGAAG GACATCTTGAAGGATGACGATATCTTGAAAGTTGGAGTAGGAATAACGCGTGACGCACAGTATTTGTCGCAAGATTATGGCCTATCGGTATTATATACACTTGAGTTGGGCTACATGGCGGATGTGGCCAAGTGCGAAGGTATTAAGAAAAGTCTAGATTTTTTGTCGGAAAAATATCTCGGGCATCCTCTGGGAAAGGAATTCGCTGTTCGATGCAGCGATTGGGAAGCATATGCGTTGACTGATAAACAGATTGAGTATGCGGCTCTTGATGCTCTGGTTGCTATTGAACTGTTCAATGTATTTGCGCAAAAAATTGATCCGACGATGCATTCCAACCGTTTGCGAAGAGTTTTCGACGCTTGCTCTGAATATTTGGGTAGGAGTGACAGGTAA
- the LOC119066709 gene encoding exonuclease 3'-5' domain-containing protein 2-like isoform X2, translating into MARRNQANESEDIARTLVGVAAGAAVAFGAYKLFNSVFGSDDGPVQYEAAHTSSRHSLTARPLPIRSTHHQFPLNCKIVVAETQNECRDAINLLQSHCNEYPVLGFDCEWVSETGGRRKIALLQLASYRGLCVLIRLCDLETIPSPLKDILKDDDILKVGVGITRDAQYLSQDYGLSVLYTLELGYMADVAKCEGIKKSLDFLSEKYLGHPLGKEFAVRCSDWEAYALTDKQIEYAALDALVAIELFNVFAQKIDPTMHSNRLRRVFDACSEYLGRSDR; encoded by the exons ATGGCTCGTCGAAATCAAGCGAATGAAAGTGAAGACATCGCCAGAACACTTGTGGGAGTGGCAGCTGGTGCTGCCGTAGCATTCGGTGCTTACAAACTGTTTAATTCCGTTTTCGGATCTGATGATGGCCCAGTTCAATATGAAGCCGCCCATACAAGTTCACGGCACAGTCTTACTGCAAGGCCTCTCCCAATCAGATCTACCCATCACCAATTCCCgttaaattgcaaaattgtCGTCGCTGAAACACAAAATGAATGTCGTGacgcaataaatttgctgcaaTC GCATTGCAACGAATATCCTGTACTTGGCTTCGACTGTGAGTGGGTGTCGGAGACTGGTGGCCGTCGAAAGATTGCACTGTTACAATTGGCATCATATCGTGGCTTATGCGTCCTTATCCGATTGTGTGATTTGGAAACAATTCCGTCGCCACTGAAG GACATCTTGAAGGATGACGATATCTTGAAAGTTGGAGTAGGAATAACGCGTGACGCACAGTATTTGTCGCAAGATTATGGCCTATCGGTATTATATACACTTGAGTTGGGCTACATGGCGGATGTGGCCAAGTGCGAAGGTATTAAGAAAAGTCTAGATTTTTTGTCGGAAAAATATCTCGGGCATCCTCTGGGAAAGGAATTCGCTGTTCGATGCAGCGATTGGGAAGCATATGCGTTGACTGATAAACAGATTGAGTATGCGGCTCTTGATGCTCTGGTTGCTATTGAACTGTTCAATGTATTTGCGCAAAAAATTGATCCGACGATGCATTCCAACCGTTTGCGAAGAGTTTTCGACGCTTGCTCTGAATATTTGGGTAGGAGTGACAGGTAA